One Gadus chalcogrammus isolate NIFS_2021 chromosome 7, NIFS_Gcha_1.0, whole genome shotgun sequence genomic window, aaTGCTTAAAATATGATACATTACGGGATTCGAACTCATACTATCGTGGGGGGGGGATATTAATAAGGTCGGATTTCATTCCGATGTACCGTAGACCCACATAGAAAATCTccgcaattttttttataaattcttCGTGAAAACACGAaaggcagccagatcaacttgtgaacttgcgttcacagttgctagggaaaccacctaccgttgcagcgcgttgcaaccagtgtgaactgcccagttttagaacgttgcgtcgcaaggcgtcgcaaggagttgcgagttgcaagtcgttgcaaggtgaatctttggtctgaactgggcttaaagaaAACGTTTCAGTGCCAAAGTCACATTTCTGACAGACCGACACACGGTTGCCTTTGAAATGTGCTCGGCGTCACCGACGTTGTAAAGAAAGCTGCCGTTTGCAAAAAAGTGTGCCACACAAATAATTTGTATtgaacttaaagcatgcccccggtgcgtttgacatttaacatgggggctgagaaggtggtctaaataaattatagattgcgctgaaaaacgatagcgctcgtgaagaaaattatcaggaaaagaaagtatatccaaccggggtcttaataatcgttcctcacggagattccttctgaggatcgcagcctctacgtccacgggctctcgtagaaaaggacatgccatttctaacaccttcggtcggagagctgccttcagccttatagacaacaaactcagagtaggtggcgtcactaggctgttttattcggggctaaagccccggatctaatttgattagccccgaatcttttttgttaaaaaaaatatatatatatatattttttttatattttgctgCATGCAGAGCCTGTGCCATATCCGCACGTCGCACATTCTCCCATTTGTTATGACTCTTGCGTAGTTTACTGCTAGGAATTTCTGTTCTACTGCTCAAGATTTTAGCATAGCATGCCAATATTGATGACTGACTAAGGATGAATGCTAACATGATTTGTTTCTAACTTTTGCCTTAAGTTATaatttagctaactagctagctgCCCACCCTTCCAATGGTGGCTGTCATTTCATTACCAATGTTAAGtgtcataaatagttaacaCTGGTGCTGAGTCATGATTCCTAAAAAGgaaatacccaaaacatgtgatatgttttcaatttgcagaaagttttgaaaaatcCAGGATGCCCGAGAGCCTTACTGCATTATATTCCATAATAGTTGTTTCTTTAGGAACCTGAATGTCGTCTTTTGcttcacagaaaaaaatatatttccacCATAAAATGATGCAGAAAAGGCACAGATAGATTAGGAAATTAAATGTTTGACGCTCAAAAAATCTATAATTTGTCCCCgaaaatgttgaaatgaacCTAGCCTATATGACCCTGTACGCAGGTTGTATGCAATATATTCATAGATATGTTGTctttactttttggattaaaaagaAGGCATGTCAGTAAACTCCGTGTCGGCCCTTAGTGTGATTATCATTTAATCATAGAGTGGCcctttgtgaaaatgagtttgacacccctgatataggtaatgtaaggtctgtctcacttgtattcattttactctgaaataatttgaatggaactttagatgtctggggataagcagcagtcaggtagcaaaGCTATAATTACCTGCCTATTTGGTTTATTGAGGGAAAGcataatgaaaaaaaatgtgcatgcacaataaagtaTACAACAAAATTTACCGCGCTCGCACTGTCCTATTCCctcttgggctaagccccggatgcttcagaaacctagaaacgcccctgtctaaccacctcccgagcaggttaggtccacggcgtatgttgccgcagcaactaactctcggttgcgctgaacctgctacctgaaacggaaaacccagagtttccactaactcagagcgaacaaactcggggttgcctcaaaaccagctacctgaaacaggcctcaggtttactaaagaggctaatgtagctaacaataaacaacacatttcATGACGCAATCATAAAGtcgaacgggaacgctataagtgctcCGAGACCGAAAATTACgtcaactcggaaggctggtgtccgaggcaccTGAATCACACCATTAAGCTCGGAGGAAAGTgatttaaagagcccatgccattaaaatcacatttttcctattgtttgttaaataacataggtctgaataagtttgtgagctgtggtaagtttgaaatatgCAGTTTGTCTCCTGAATGCAATAGgcgatgaaaggaaaaaggcagaagaaatgagccgatctggataaggtgacactgtgacgtagcgttgtcaaactattattcatgtccctgcccacttggttggttcgtaaccacccacaagaattctgaaggagtcgtgattgagctagtgctaaatgctaatacgtgtacggcagttgcttagttcgtagtaacaggctagttacagaattttgaatgcaatggcagaacgacatcgaactacatgaactgcgacatgctgcctgccgccggttgccgcgaggcaccaccgccgcgaagcaccaccgcccggcagcgggcagccgggcggtggtgcctcgcgccggcagcaggcaggttctgtctactacagattgatgtggaagtggaagaaccagagacgtcggagaacccaacgaagtcctttgtgattcattatatcgtctcgacgtgcacacagcttttggccgtgataatatgtattattatttgatatagatatctatgtattatatgatattatttagatatagagctccaggactgtaacgcaagtgttgtacacttccttgttatttggataaccattctgctgttggtgtgatggcgcataacacgtcggactctcgtctatggtatttctacaactagacccgtagtgggggttatctcagccatggttgagaatgaattgggggaaaggaactttggctttcactccctgaagtcatgaaccacgacatggaggagaaagggattgttgaccgcggtcgtctcccgccggagcctcgctgccgttggaccaccgcctcggcttcaggatgcggtgattagcgctgaccgctgccgaggcggcgggaagcagggctcaagcgggatacattcgcggccaacaatccctttctcctccatgtcgtggttcatgtagcctacttcagggagtcaaagccaaagttcctttcccccaattcattctcaaccatggctgagataacccccactacgagtctcgctgtagaaataccagagacgagagtccgacgcgttatgcgccatcacaccaacagcagaacggttatccaaataacaaggaagtgtacaacacttgcgttacagtcctggagctctgctctatatctaaataatatcatataatacatagatatctatatcaaataatacatattatcacggccaaaagctgtgtgcgcgtccagacgatataatgaatcacaaaggacttcgtcgggttctccgacgtctctggttcttccacttccacatcaatctgaagtagacgcggtcgtttgagattcataataacctatcgtctggaggctcacacagcttttggccatgataatatatataatatattatatgatatagatatctatgtataatatgggtttctaagagccattgcgatacatccaccgtaaacagagggcatggtaccgtggctacaagctgctcagggccaggtgataatatatattatatattatatgatatagatatgtataatatgggtttctacgagccattgcgatacatccactgtaaacagagcgcatggtactgtcagtggctacaagctgctcagggccacacccccacccccctccttgacctgccttgacacgcccaccgtatacagagcgcatggtagtggctacaagctgctcagggccacacccccacccccctccttgacctgccttgacacgcccaccgaaacagcgcgtttgggggaagctcaatgtgcgactgtttcggagtgactgtaactctgcaccacggctgaatttcggggacgtctttgaatactgtgtttgttgcccactaatacctatattaaagcatcataaaatagaatgtcatgggatctttaaacaaAACAGTGTGATTCTAAAAAAGCATAAATTATATCGAAACTCTGTTTGTATATTATTGAAGAcacaagtgtgttgatttgttaaatgtttgatcAAAGGTTAGCGGTTAAAATGTACCAAGTGACaatatattatacaatatacaattgtatattgtgAAAGGGATTTCTATACATTCTCCTTGGACCTAGAGATACCTCCCGTCCTCTCTAATTGAAAGGTGTTAAGATAGTTTGCATTTGCTTTGCCACTGTAGCCACAAAGTCTGGTACTGAGAcaaatcgactgacttctttgctGTGTAGATACCTTAGATACCTAGATACTGTCTTGCCGTCAAGACCACTTCACATATAGTGTATTGCAATTTAACTTGTTCTCTCGTCTGGCCCATCCTAAaaggcatttttacactgcccAGCCGGTACAGCGGCAGCGGCTTGGCACACCCTGGCCCACCCTGCAATTTGACTTTCTTGCcggtgtaaaaccgagggggtataTTCCGCCTTCGTCAAGAAGACGGCTTTCTTGGTTAATTGGAATAGGCGGGGCTACGCATGGAGAGTAGACCTgaataatttgcatacaaacaagattaactatttacaattTCAAAAACGCTAAcctattctttattttgctgaccacatgTTTTTTGCCTtgtaaggaaagttcctctgctgctttctcgtagatcgcaccatctttccccACGCCTTCGTTAAATGCGACTAAATCACCTTCTCTCctatgatggtcagcagctcgcggatttcaccgtctctccGAACTACTCAGGTTGAGGTCGCTGCGTtgtctgttgtagagacaacgcagcgacaCCCATGAGcgacacctctacccaagtcctGCCCCTGGTACTGGGATGCGTCTAATCGCATTTACATGAAAACATGCCCGGATATTTGACGGTGTAAAAAATTACTAAACCCTCCACGATGGTCACTCCCTCTcacctttgtttcctttgttgTTAGCAGAGGTGGTTGGCTCCACGGTCGCTTGCATACCCAGTGCTAGGCTTAAATAATATACAGAGGAAATAACACACAGAGGGGCATCAGTGCTGTTTTTACTGGCACTGAGTAGTTTATTAAACACGTGTGTGTAGTTGAACTTGCCTCTAGGTCACATGCTCATTCAGGGACATTTCATTGGCTGCCGCTGAATACACAATACTTATGGTGTCAATGGAGGCcatatatttaacaattattcacagaaggcgaagtgaatagtgggtaATAGTGGGCTATTCTTCCCCACTATTCaaggagcctgaggtgaataattgttttagtatatactacacgcgAACACTCCAAAAAGAAACAAGATCTAATATcatgcgatgaaaacaatatcccgagtttaagatctcaatcatgggatattgcccaacatCCTGacatagcgaaccaatcaaattgcgccatcttaggaggttcacgtgtagcaacTGATCATACATGTCAACACCCCCACTTGCTCTCACATTGGTAGCCTACATActtaaacaacaaaaaaacatagtTTTCTACCTTCATCAGGCGCattaattgaaatacatggTTTCCAAACATGAGCTTTGTAAACTTAATCAACTTAAACTGTGCTGCAGGTTTTGTCATCACATTTGCTACCATCTAATCTGTCTTGTTGTGCAAAAGTTCAAACTTATCTTCCCATCACCCACAGTTGACCTCACAAAACAATATTTGATGTCAACATGCTTACTCCTCTGTCTGTTCACAGGATTTGTTGCTAGTGCTTTTGTACCTTGGTTATCCTCATAAACATTAGGCTCCTGGTATTGATGTCTGTCAATGCCCTCTAACAGCTGAACTAGGTACCAAACCTCTTCTGTAGTAGACGCTAACGCCATGTACTCCACCTCACAGTGGGCTGCATTTTGGTTTTCCATGAGATCAAAGGTCCATTTTCAGATAAGCTTACACAACACCCTGTGGTACTGCGTCTGTCATTTGTGTTTGGATTTTGCACAAAGTTGTTTTATCTGAAAAACTCGTGCAGTACCTTGTTCCAATTTCCGCCTGATTGTTTTAGTCCCTACAGCGACTTCTTCAGCCTGCATACCAACTTTGTATCTGTGCCAGATTTCACCTCATAACCTTCCGGCTGTTCCATATAAATGTCAAAATATATTGGTGCATGTAGGTAGGCTGTCTTGACATCCATCTGACGTAAGATCAAGTTTTCTTGCATTTTGCATCAAGACTCTGATACTAGTCAGGTTAGCAGTAGGAGAAAGTCTCATAATCCACACCAACCCTCTGACTGTATCTTTTGGCTACATAGCGTGCCTTGCATTTTTCTGATTCATCTGGATTGTCCTCTGGCAAGTGTGTTAGGgtaaatgtttcattttcttttaatGATTGTATCTCCTCATCCATCGCATTAACCCATTATTTTGAGTGATGTGAGGTTACAGCTTCTCTGAATGTAAGTGTATGTTAGTCACTACTCTTTAGCAATAATCTGTTAGTGGGTACTTGATCATCACTCTCATTATCGCCAGACACATATTCACttaagtaatctggtttcttcctctctcttgaaGGGTAACGCTTGTGCtcaagtgtctgtgtctggctgtgtACTTCAGGCATAGTAACTGGCACGTTGTCCTGTGTATGGGCTCGACTCACATCAGTATTTTTCCTGGTATAGTAAGTTCTATTCTGCAGATCAGAATCATCATCGACAGCTGCCATGTCAGTCGCTGTGTCTGCcgctctgtgtttgtttggttgacAAACTTCACCAGTCTATGCTTCTGCACTTTTCAAACCATATAGGCTGAACTGTTCTTGTCATAGCAGACAAAAAAATCACTTTTCATACCTTGAGTCTAATTTTCTTGTCCTGTTTGTGAGCATAGCACTCTGAACCAAACTATTGCATCCTGGTCAAGGTTGTTTCCCTTTCAGCCGTAAGTAAGGGTCTGCTTTGTGCAGTCCGTTCCTCACTATAGCAGCTGTCTGGACTGCATAGGTTCACAGCTCTTTCGGAAGCTTGGTGAACTCGCCTCTATGTCACATGCTCATTCAGGGACATCCCATTGGCTAAATACTTATGGTGACTATGGAGCACATATATTTATACAGTCAAAATTTGTATTAACCCACGATGTGAAAGAATCATGGTCACTCATTGTCCTACTGAATCTGTATGCGCTTCGCATGATCAAAATATTCTTCATCACACATACATCAATTATTTACAACAATGAAAGCATAAAGCGAATCAAAAGTTGGAaagcgttaaaaaaaaaaaaaactacagcAGTCATTTCAACCGATACAAGATAGAGGTGTCAATCAAAGCGTCCCCTTGCTCCGTGTCAAAGCACCTCATTGCCTctgtgcttgagcatgtgccTAGCCAAATGGCTAGGGTCGCCGAAGCTGGCgttgcactgcagacacacgcagggcttctccccggagtgagtcctgaTGTGGATCTTCAGCTGAGAGCCTACAATGAAGCTCTTCATGCATTggttacacctgtagggcttctccccggagtgaatcCTCAAGTGGACCTTCAGGTGAGAGCTGGTACCGAAgctcttcatgcattggtcacacctgtagggcttcacCTGTAGGGAGTGAGTGCtcatgtggcgcttcaggtGGGAGCTCCGTCCGAAGCGcctcatgcattggtcacagctgtagggcttctcccccgaGTGAATCCTCATGTGGGCCTTCAGATTGGCTTTCTTTtggaagcgcttcgtgcattggtagCACCCGTatggcttctcgccggtgtgggtAATCATTGGGATGGTCTTCTTGGTATTGTCGGGAAAACCTTTGCCAAACAAGACACagggccggcccttgcggccgcTCTGATGctcagtcagctcctcaaggtgGACGAGCcactcgccgcgctccaggctcttggccacgctgtggtccgcGGGGAGCAAGTTTCGGGCCTCTAGATCGGACGCGCTGAACAGGGtatcatggccgtccaccgccagtgggccctccccttttccagcgacgctcaggatccgcagctcctcgctgtgacctgacatgtgggaggagccaggggcgtccacatgcagactatccgaggtggcgccgcgctttGTGCTGCGGTCTTCAAagtcatcgcagtcttctgcagagaggaaaacaaagacagagaaaaagtaattttattattcattattttcacAAAGGGATACAGGAGGTACTTTGTAAACCCTTGTGTattggaagaattatattttTCTAACTTCTATTCGTTGATGATCAGCTGAGATGGCATCGCTACGTCTACCCCTTTTAAGGATGTGGGGAGGTCATAAAGAGACAACCCAGGTCAGAGCTG contains:
- the LOC130385610 gene encoding zinc finger protein 239-like isoform X2; protein product: MSSHSEELRTLGIHGEGEGSLAVDGRDALFTASEVEALSPLSADHSVTKSLERGEQLVCCEELTVQQTPDTILIKDEEDIGGAMPALEDCDDFEDRSTKRGATSDSLHVDAPGSSHMSGHSEELRILSVAGKGEGPLAVDGHDTLFSASDLEARNLLPADHSVAKSLERGEWLVHLEELTEHQSGRKGRPCVLFGKGFPDNTKKTIPMITHTGEKPYGCYQCTKRFQKKANLKAHMRIHSGEKPYSCDQCMRRFGRSSHLKRHMSTHSLQVKPYRCDQCMKSFGTSSHLKVHLRIHSGEKPYRCNQCMKSFIVGSQLKIHIRTHSGEKPCVCLQCNASFGDPSHLARHMLKHRGNEVL
- the LOC130385610 gene encoding zinc finger protein 239-like isoform X1, whose translation is MSSHSEELRTLGIHGEGEGSLAVDGRDALFTASEVEALSPLSADHSVTKSLERGEQLVCCEELTVQQQTPDTILIKDEEDIGGAMPALEDCDDFEDRSTKRGATSDSLHVDAPGSSHMSGHSEELRILSVAGKGEGPLAVDGHDTLFSASDLEARNLLPADHSVAKSLERGEWLVHLEELTEHQSGRKGRPCVLFGKGFPDNTKKTIPMITHTGEKPYGCYQCTKRFQKKANLKAHMRIHSGEKPYSCDQCMRRFGRSSHLKRHMSTHSLQVKPYRCDQCMKSFGTSSHLKVHLRIHSGEKPYRCNQCMKSFIVGSQLKIHIRTHSGEKPCVCLQCNASFGDPSHLARHMLKHRGNEVL